A window from Micromonospora terminaliae encodes these proteins:
- a CDS encoding glycosyltransferase family 87 protein, which yields MAQGARRAIAQVVAVVALAVAVTAFLSVAAVRHGFFDLKVYYGALTFWVHDGGEIYDFLKGGTQYGFTYPPFAALVMLPMAYLPWPAAITVSVAATVVVSAVVIWWLLDPVARRAGWTRWFVLAVALCLAAAYEPMRETVNFGQVNMLLLFLVAVDLLRLLPARNRWAGVGIGLATAIKLTPGIFIVYLLVTGRWRAAFTAMGAAAAATLAAAALFPDASREFWTEALWNTDRVGELAFVSNQSLRGVVARLDPEHPSTVAWLALVLATLAVWGWRSRAAVAAGDEATGLALTGATMCLVSPVTWVHHLVWLLPGLILLVDNGMAAPARSRRRRLLLAAALIGYAFLISRIVWAWEKDFTGVDGFLGSNAYVWISLALLLALPIRHWATPTGGGPAERGGPAGSAVEPGGVAQLEEPDRVPPAVQRDRVGGLLPVR from the coding sequence GTGGCGCAGGGTGCCAGGCGGGCCATCGCGCAGGTCGTCGCCGTGGTGGCGCTCGCCGTGGCGGTGACCGCCTTCCTCTCGGTGGCGGCCGTGCGGCACGGCTTCTTCGACCTCAAGGTCTACTACGGCGCGCTGACCTTCTGGGTGCACGACGGCGGCGAGATCTACGACTTCCTCAAGGGCGGCACCCAGTACGGCTTCACCTACCCGCCGTTCGCCGCGCTGGTCATGCTGCCCATGGCGTACCTGCCGTGGCCGGCGGCCATCACCGTGAGCGTGGCCGCCACCGTGGTGGTCAGCGCCGTGGTGATCTGGTGGCTGCTCGACCCGGTGGCCCGCCGCGCCGGCTGGACCCGCTGGTTCGTCCTGGCGGTGGCGCTCTGCCTCGCCGCCGCCTACGAGCCGATGCGCGAGACGGTCAACTTCGGCCAGGTCAACATGCTGCTGCTGTTCCTCGTGGCGGTGGACCTGCTCCGGCTGCTGCCGGCGCGCAACCGGTGGGCCGGGGTGGGCATCGGGCTGGCCACCGCGATCAAGCTGACCCCGGGCATCTTCATCGTCTACCTGCTGGTCACCGGGCGCTGGCGGGCCGCGTTCACCGCCATGGGCGCGGCGGCCGCGGCGACCCTGGCGGCCGCCGCGCTCTTCCCGGACGCCTCCCGGGAGTTCTGGACCGAGGCGCTGTGGAACACCGACCGGGTGGGCGAGCTGGCCTTCGTCTCCAACCAGTCGCTGCGCGGGGTGGTGGCCCGGCTCGATCCGGAACACCCGAGCACCGTGGCCTGGCTCGCGCTGGTCCTCGCCACCCTGGCCGTCTGGGGCTGGCGTTCCCGGGCCGCGGTGGCCGCCGGCGACGAGGCCACCGGCCTGGCGCTGACCGGCGCCACCATGTGCCTGGTCAGCCCGGTGACCTGGGTGCACCACCTGGTCTGGCTGCTGCCCGGGCTGATCCTGCTGGTCGACAACGGCATGGCGGCCCCCGCCCGGAGCCGCCGGCGCCGCCTGCTGCTGGCCGCCGCGCTCATCGGGTACGCCTTCCTCATCAGCCGGATCGTCTGGGCCTGGGAGAAGGACTTCACCGGCGTCGACGGGTTCCTGGGCAGCAACGCCTACGTGTGGATCAGCCTCGCGCTGCTGCTCGCCCTGCCGATCCGGCACTGGGCCACGCCGACCGGCGGTGGCCCCGCCGAGCGGGGCGGGCCGGCCGGGTCAGCCGTCGAGCCGGGCGGTGTAGCGCAGCTCGAGGAGCCGGACCGGGTCCCGCCCGCCGTGCAGCGGGACCGCGTAGGTGGACTCCTCCCCGTCCGGTGA
- a CDS encoding GNAT family N-acetyltransferase, translating into MVTIRREEPDDAEAIARVHIRGWQSGYAGIMPAEVLDRLNPAAWAQRRRELGTADPEHPFTTLVAEADGTIEGFTTFGPYRNNQDRGDLDPAYGEILAIYLDPARWGSGTGQALFAAARAGLTERGVAEYRLWVLAGNARARRFYERAGLSPDGEESTYAVPLHGGRDPVRLLELRYTARLDG; encoded by the coding sequence GTGGTCACCATCCGCCGGGAGGAACCGGACGACGCTGAGGCGATCGCCCGGGTGCACATCCGCGGCTGGCAGTCGGGGTACGCGGGGATCATGCCGGCCGAGGTGCTGGACCGGCTGAACCCGGCCGCCTGGGCGCAGCGCCGCCGGGAACTCGGCACGGCGGACCCGGAGCACCCCTTCACCACGCTGGTCGCCGAGGCCGACGGCACGATCGAGGGTTTCACCACCTTCGGGCCGTACCGGAACAACCAGGACCGCGGCGACCTCGACCCGGCGTACGGGGAGATCCTGGCGATCTACCTGGATCCGGCGCGGTGGGGCAGCGGGACCGGTCAGGCGCTGTTCGCGGCGGCCCGGGCCGGTCTCACGGAGCGGGGCGTGGCCGAGTACCGGCTCTGGGTGCTCGCCGGCAACGCCCGGGCCCGCCGCTTCTACGAGCGGGCCGGGCTGTCACCGGACGGGGAGGAGTCCACCTACGCGGTCCCGCTGCACGGCGGGCGGGACCCGGTCCGGCTCCTCGAGCTGCGCTACACCGCCCGGCTCGACGGCTGA
- a CDS encoding winged helix-turn-helix domain-containing protein: MAVPESLSLAQARRIALAAQGFADPAPTGVPTRRHLRRVLDRVGLIQMDSVNVLQRAHYLPLYSRLGPYPTTLLDTAAYRRPRDLFEYWAHEASLVPVGLHPALRWRMAKAHDEAWGGMRRIAQEQPELVAWVRDEVAARGPLTAAEIEHDAPRETGNWGWNWSTVKRALEFLFWAGEVTAADRTTSFARRYDLPERVLPAAVLDAPTPSTADAHRTLVAIAARSLGVAAEPELRDYFRLPVAGARQAIAELVEAGELTPVTVAGWRQPAYLHAQARLPRWVRGNTLVSPFDPLVWERGRTERLFDFTYRIEIYVPAPQRVYGYYVLPFLQGERLTARVDLKADRKAGVLLVPAAWAEPGADPGETAVALAAELYRLAGWLGLDAVAPPAGGDLAAPLAAALVGVAGVR, encoded by the coding sequence ATGGCCGTACCGGAATCTCTCTCCCTCGCCCAGGCCCGCCGGATCGCCCTGGCCGCCCAGGGCTTCGCCGACCCGGCGCCCACCGGGGTGCCCACCCGCCGGCACCTGCGCCGGGTGCTCGACCGGGTCGGGCTCATCCAGATGGACTCGGTCAACGTCCTGCAACGCGCGCACTACCTGCCGCTCTACAGCCGGCTCGGGCCCTACCCGACCACCCTGCTCGACACGGCGGCCTACCGGCGTCCCCGCGACCTGTTCGAGTACTGGGCGCACGAGGCGTCGCTGGTCCCCGTGGGGCTGCACCCGGCGCTGCGCTGGCGGATGGCCAAGGCCCACGACGAGGCCTGGGGCGGCATGCGCCGGATCGCCCAGGAGCAGCCCGAGCTGGTCGCCTGGGTACGCGACGAGGTGGCCGCCCGGGGCCCGCTCACCGCCGCCGAGATCGAGCACGACGCGCCCCGGGAGACCGGCAACTGGGGCTGGAACTGGTCCACGGTCAAGCGCGCGCTCGAGTTCCTGTTCTGGGCCGGCGAGGTGACCGCCGCCGACCGCACCACCTCGTTCGCCCGCCGCTACGACCTGCCCGAGCGGGTGCTGCCGGCCGCCGTGCTGGACGCGCCCACGCCGAGCACCGCCGACGCCCACCGCACGCTGGTGGCGATCGCCGCCCGGTCGCTGGGCGTGGCCGCCGAGCCGGAGCTGCGCGACTACTTCCGGCTGCCGGTCGCCGGTGCCCGGCAGGCCATCGCCGAGCTGGTCGAGGCCGGCGAGCTGACCCCGGTCACCGTGGCGGGGTGGCGGCAGCCGGCCTACCTGCACGCTCAGGCCCGGCTGCCCCGCTGGGTGCGCGGCAACACGCTGGTCAGCCCGTTCGACCCGCTGGTCTGGGAACGGGGCCGCACCGAGCGGCTCTTCGACTTCACCTACCGGATCGAGATCTACGTGCCCGCGCCGCAGCGGGTCTACGGCTACTACGTGCTGCCCTTCCTCCAGGGCGAACGCCTCACCGCCCGGGTCGACCTCAAGGCCGACCGGAAGGCCGGCGTGCTGCTGGTGCCGGCCGCGTGGGCGGAGCCGGGCGCCGACCCGGGGGAGACCGCGGTGGCGCTCGCCGCCGAGCTCTACCGCCTCGCCGGCTGGCTCGGCCTGGACGCGGTCGCCCCGCCCGCCGGCGGCGACCTGGCCGCTCCGCTGGCCGCCGCCCTGGTGGGCGTGGCAGGTGTACGGTGA
- a CDS encoding DUF2752 domain-containing protein, giving the protein MGPHAEHAAGAYGAPGSWPAGVAYPAVEPDRFTRLVLRLHARAPRWAVPLAALGCVGLGMAYALLSDPTHSDPDARPTCLLKLTTGLDCPGCGGTRALWYVLHADLPAAARHHFLFVFSLPFLAWLFVSWAGNRAFGWRLPELRISPKVIGGFLALWLAFSVARNLPWAPFTSLYV; this is encoded by the coding sequence GTGGGGCCGCACGCGGAGCATGCCGCCGGGGCTTACGGGGCGCCCGGGTCGTGGCCGGCCGGGGTGGCCTACCCGGCGGTCGAGCCGGACCGGTTCACCCGCCTGGTGCTGCGGCTGCACGCTCGCGCTCCGCGCTGGGCGGTGCCCCTCGCGGCGCTCGGCTGCGTCGGCCTGGGCATGGCCTACGCCCTGCTCAGCGACCCCACCCACAGTGACCCGGACGCGCGGCCGACCTGCCTGCTCAAGCTCACCACCGGGCTGGACTGCCCGGGCTGCGGCGGCACCCGCGCCCTCTGGTACGTGCTGCACGCCGACCTGCCCGCCGCCGCCCGGCACCACTTCCTGTTCGTCTTCTCGCTGCCGTTCCTGGCCTGGCTCTTCGTGAGCTGGGCGGGCAACCGGGCCTTCGGCTGGCGGCTGCCCGAGCTGCGGATCAGCCCCAAGGTGATCGGCGGCTTCCTGGCCCTGTGGCTCGCCTTCTCGGTGGCGCGCAACCTGCCCTGGGCCCCGTTCACGTCGCTCTACGTCTGA
- the thyX gene encoding FAD-dependent thymidylate synthase, with translation MVQPQVKLIAWTQFQAPDDVPWSTDAEGGQALAEFAGRACYQSWKKPNPATATNAGYLAHILDVGHLSVLEHGSVSFYFSGVSRSFTHELIRHRHFSYSQLSQRYVPERDAAMVEPAVIAEDPELHKRFVEASEAAVRAYTELLEGLEARFTDEPNPTLRRKQARQAARAVLPNATETRIVVTGNYRAWRHFIKMRATEHADVEIRELAVECLRQLQGVAPNVFADFVISTLPDGTEVAASPHAE, from the coding sequence ATGGTGCAGCCCCAGGTCAAGTTGATCGCGTGGACCCAGTTCCAGGCCCCGGACGACGTGCCGTGGTCGACCGACGCGGAGGGCGGTCAGGCGCTCGCCGAGTTCGCCGGCCGGGCCTGTTACCAGAGCTGGAAGAAGCCGAACCCGGCCACCGCGACGAACGCCGGTTACCTGGCGCACATCCTGGACGTGGGGCACCTGTCCGTGCTGGAGCACGGCTCCGTGAGCTTCTACTTCAGTGGGGTGTCCCGGTCCTTCACCCACGAGCTGATCCGGCACCGGCACTTCTCCTACTCGCAGCTCTCCCAGCGCTACGTCCCGGAGCGGGACGCGGCCATGGTCGAGCCCGCGGTGATCGCCGAGGACCCGGAGCTGCACAAGAGGTTCGTCGAGGCGAGCGAGGCGGCGGTCCGGGCGTACACCGAGTTGCTGGAGGGTCTGGAGGCCCGGTTCACCGACGAGCCCAACCCGACGCTGCGCCGCAAGCAGGCCCGGCAGGCGGCCCGCGCGGTGCTGCCCAACGCCACCGAGACCCGGATCGTGGTGACCGGCAACTACCGGGCGTGGCGGCACTTCATCAAGATGCGCGCCACCGAACACGCCGACGTCGAGATCCGCGAGCTGGCCGTGGAGTGCCTGCGGCAGCTCCAGGGCGTCGCGCCGAACGTCTTCGCCGACTTCGTGATCTCCACGCTTCCCGACGGCACCGAGGTGGCGGCGTCTCCGCACGCCGAGTGA
- the dapA gene encoding 4-hydroxy-tetrahydrodipicolinate synthase, whose protein sequence is MTHDLPAAANRGASRPFGRLITAMVTPFTADGSLDLDGAARLAGHLVDEQGNDALVLNGTTGESPTTTDAEKEALIRAVAEAVGDRARIVAGVGTNDTRHTVELAAQAEKAGAHGLLVVTPYYNKPPQAGLLSHFTAVADASGLPIMVYDIPHRTGTAIATDTLVRLAEHGRIVAVKDAKGDLTATSWVLARSDLAFYCGEDALTLPALAVGSVGVVGTSTHFTGAQTKQMIEAYEAGDMATALTLHRRLLPLFTGIFRTQGVILVKAGLAAKGLPAGPVRLPLVDATSDELAQLRADCAAAGLPLPE, encoded by the coding sequence ATGACGCACGACCTCCCTGCCGCCGCGAACCGGGGCGCGTCGCGCCCGTTCGGGCGACTGATCACGGCCATGGTGACCCCGTTCACCGCCGACGGGTCGCTCGACCTCGACGGCGCCGCACGGCTCGCCGGCCACCTCGTCGACGAGCAGGGCAACGACGCGCTGGTACTCAACGGCACCACCGGCGAGTCGCCGACCACCACCGACGCGGAGAAGGAGGCCCTGATCCGCGCCGTCGCGGAGGCGGTCGGTGACCGGGCCCGGATCGTGGCCGGGGTGGGCACCAACGACACCCGGCACACGGTCGAGCTGGCCGCCCAGGCGGAGAAGGCCGGCGCGCACGGCCTGCTGGTGGTGACCCCGTACTACAACAAGCCGCCGCAGGCCGGGCTGCTGAGCCACTTCACCGCGGTCGCCGACGCCAGCGGCCTGCCGATCATGGTGTACGACATCCCGCACCGCACCGGCACCGCGATCGCCACCGACACCCTGGTGAGGCTGGCCGAGCACGGCCGGATCGTGGCGGTCAAGGACGCCAAGGGCGACCTCACCGCCACCTCCTGGGTGCTGGCCCGCAGCGACCTGGCCTTCTACTGCGGTGAGGACGCCCTGACCCTGCCCGCCCTGGCGGTCGGCTCGGTCGGTGTGGTCGGCACCTCCACGCACTTCACGGGCGCGCAGACCAAGCAGATGATCGAGGCGTACGAGGCGGGCGACATGGCCACGGCGCTCACCCTGCACCGGCGGCTGCTGCCCCTGTTCACCGGCATCTTCCGGACCCAGGGCGTGATCCTGGTGAAGGCCGGCCTGGCGGCCAAGGGCCTGCCGGCCGGGCCGGTACGCCTGCCGCTGGTGGACGCCACCAGCGACGAACTGGCCCAGCTGCGCGCCGACTGCGCCGCCGCGGGCCTGCCCCTGCCCGAATGA
- a CDS encoding ribonuclease J: MTEAHIEGELPPPLPEGGLRIIPLGGLGAIGRNMTVFEYDGKLLIVDCGVLFPDVEQPGVDLILPDFGPILDRLGDVQAIVLTHGHEDHIGAVPYLLAHKPDIPLVGSQFTLALVEAKLAERRIQPYTLTVAEGRRERLGPFECEFFAVNHSIPDALAVAIRTGAGLVLHTGDFKMDQLPLDGRITDLAGFARLGAEGVDLLLSDSTNAEIPGFVTPEREIGPVLDSIFAKARGRIIVASFASHVHRVQQVFDSAIEHGRKVALIGRSMVRNMGIARDLGLLNIPPGLVVGLEEATTLPPEQIVLMSTGSQGEPMSALGRMASGDHRHITIAPGDTVVLASSLVPGNETSVYRVINRLARAGANVIHKDVAKVHVSGHAPAGELLYLLNVTRPSNLMPVHGEWRHLRAHARLGIESGVAPDRVVLCEDGDVVDLVDGRASLVGHVKSRYVYVDGLAVGDVSESLLTERRILGDGGFIATTVVIDSVTGKVVGGPTVSAKGFSEDPEAFNPVVPLVTEALNRAAADGITDPHQLQQIVRRTVGRWVNDAYRRRPMIVPTVVEV, from the coding sequence GTGACCGAGGCGCACATCGAGGGTGAGCTGCCCCCGCCACTGCCGGAGGGCGGCCTGCGGATCATCCCGCTCGGCGGACTCGGCGCCATCGGCCGGAACATGACGGTCTTCGAGTACGACGGCAAGCTGCTGATCGTGGACTGCGGGGTACTCTTCCCCGACGTCGAGCAGCCGGGCGTGGATCTGATCCTGCCCGACTTCGGCCCGATCCTGGACCGGCTCGGCGACGTGCAGGCGATCGTGCTCACCCACGGACACGAGGACCACATCGGCGCGGTGCCGTACCTGCTCGCCCACAAGCCGGACATCCCGCTGGTCGGCTCGCAGTTCACCCTGGCGCTGGTCGAGGCGAAGCTGGCCGAGCGGCGGATCCAGCCGTACACGCTGACGGTCGCCGAGGGCCGGCGCGAGCGGCTCGGCCCGTTCGAGTGCGAGTTCTTCGCCGTGAACCACTCGATCCCGGACGCGCTCGCGGTGGCCATCCGCACCGGCGCCGGCCTGGTGCTGCACACCGGCGACTTCAAGATGGACCAGCTCCCGCTCGACGGCCGCATCACCGACCTGGCCGGCTTCGCCCGGCTCGGCGCCGAGGGCGTGGATCTGCTGCTCTCCGACTCCACCAACGCGGAGATCCCCGGCTTCGTCACCCCGGAGCGGGAGATCGGCCCGGTGCTCGACTCGATCTTCGCGAAGGCGCGTGGCCGGATCATCGTCGCCTCGTTCGCCTCCCACGTGCACCGGGTGCAGCAGGTCTTCGACTCGGCGATCGAGCACGGCCGCAAGGTGGCGCTGATCGGCCGGTCGATGGTGCGCAACATGGGCATCGCCCGCGACCTGGGCCTGCTCAACATTCCGCCGGGCCTGGTGGTCGGGCTGGAGGAGGCCACGACCCTGCCGCCCGAGCAGATCGTGCTGATGTCCACCGGCTCGCAGGGCGAGCCGATGAGCGCGCTGGGCCGGATGGCCAGCGGCGACCACCGGCACATCACCATCGCCCCCGGCGACACCGTGGTGCTCGCGTCCTCGCTGGTACCGGGCAACGAGACCTCGGTCTACCGGGTGATCAACCGGCTGGCCCGCGCCGGCGCGAACGTGATCCACAAGGACGTGGCCAAGGTGCACGTCTCGGGTCACGCTCCGGCCGGCGAGCTGCTCTACCTGCTCAACGTCACCCGGCCCAGCAACCTCATGCCGGTGCACGGCGAGTGGCGGCACCTGCGGGCGCACGCCCGGCTCGGCATCGAGTCCGGCGTCGCGCCGGACCGGGTGGTGCTCTGCGAGGACGGCGACGTGGTCGACCTGGTCGACGGTCGGGCCAGCCTGGTCGGCCACGTGAAGAGCCGCTACGTCTACGTCGACGGCCTCGCGGTCGGCGACGTGAGCGAGTCGCTGCTCACCGAGCGTCGGATCCTCGGCGACGGCGGCTTCATCGCGACCACCGTGGTGATCGACTCGGTCACCGGCAAGGTGGTCGGCGGGCCGACCGTCTCGGCGAAGGGCTTCTCGGAGGACCCGGAGGCGTTCAACCCGGTGGTCCCGCTGGTCACCGAGGCGCTCAACCGGGCCGCCGCGGACGGCATCACCGACCCGCACCAGCTCCAGCAGATCGTCCGGCGCACCGTCGGGCGCTGGGTCAACGACGCGTACCGCCGCCGGCCGATGATCGTCCCGACGGTCGTCGAGGTCTGA
- a CDS encoding S1 family peptidase: protein MDRRRMTAIAVLVAAAGTAAAVTLPSFAGENPATRRAAPAASDAVAPEVLDALSRDLSLTRDQAVRRLKTERWASGTVAKLRGELGADYGGSWLGADGTTLNVAVADPAQAARVTAVGAVPKRVDRGVAELDAVKTRLDAAGGEATPDVAGWYVDVAANSVVVVAQPGAEAAGRRFAQASGVPAGAVRVRTADEAPRPLFDVRGGDAYFINDAGRCSVGFSVVGGFVTAGHCGRPGDRTAGANRVAQGTFAASSFPGDDWAVVEVNGQWTPQGVVNDFNGGTVPVNGSTEAPVGASVCRSGSTTGTRCGVIQAKNATVNYPEGTVTGLTRTNVCAEPGDSGGAWLSGDQAQGVTSGGSGDCTRGGVTFFQPVNEILQRNNLTLVTANGQPSAPPAGGGATAPPASTAPATPPAGDATDCTGQVGRTGRIAAGRAQVQPDGRFFRVSGGAQEACVSAPEGARVVLELQRFTGSAFRTVARATSADGLARLTADTPAGAYRYRVVGLAGAGEYTLAFSAR from the coding sequence ATGGACCGCAGACGGATGACAGCCATCGCCGTACTGGTGGCGGCGGCGGGCACGGCGGCGGCGGTGACCCTGCCGTCGTTCGCCGGCGAGAACCCGGCGACCCGGCGGGCCGCCCCGGCGGCGTCCGACGCGGTCGCGCCCGAGGTGCTGGACGCGCTGAGCCGCGACCTCTCGCTCACCCGGGACCAGGCGGTGCGGCGGCTGAAGACCGAGCGGTGGGCGTCCGGCACGGTGGCGAAACTCCGCGGCGAACTGGGCGCCGACTACGGCGGCAGCTGGCTCGGCGCGGACGGCACGACCCTGAACGTGGCGGTGGCCGACCCCGCGCAGGCGGCCCGGGTGACCGCCGTGGGCGCGGTGCCGAAGCGGGTCGACCGCGGGGTCGCCGAGCTGGACGCCGTGAAGACCCGCCTCGACGCGGCCGGCGGCGAGGCCACCCCCGACGTCGCGGGCTGGTACGTCGACGTGGCCGCCAACTCGGTCGTGGTGGTCGCCCAGCCCGGGGCGGAGGCGGCCGGTCGCCGGTTCGCGCAGGCCAGCGGCGTGCCGGCCGGTGCCGTCCGGGTGCGGACCGCCGACGAGGCGCCCCGCCCGCTGTTCGACGTGCGGGGCGGCGACGCGTACTTCATCAACGACGCCGGCCGCTGCTCGGTCGGCTTCTCGGTGGTCGGCGGCTTCGTCACGGCCGGGCACTGCGGCCGGCCGGGGGACCGGACCGCGGGCGCGAACCGGGTCGCCCAGGGCACGTTCGCGGCCTCCTCATTCCCCGGCGACGACTGGGCCGTCGTCGAGGTCAACGGGCAGTGGACGCCGCAGGGCGTGGTGAACGACTTCAACGGCGGCACGGTGCCGGTGAACGGCTCCACCGAGGCCCCGGTCGGCGCCTCGGTGTGCCGCTCCGGCTCGACCACCGGCACCCGCTGCGGGGTGATCCAGGCGAAGAACGCCACGGTGAACTATCCGGAGGGGACGGTCACCGGCCTGACCCGGACGAACGTCTGCGCCGAGCCGGGCGACTCGGGCGGCGCCTGGCTCTCCGGTGACCAGGCGCAGGGCGTCACCTCGGGCGGCTCCGGCGACTGCACGCGCGGCGGCGTGACCTTCTTCCAGCCGGTCAACGAGATCCTCCAGCGCAACAACCTGACCCTGGTCACCGCGAACGGCCAGCCCTCGGCACCACCGGCCGGGGGCGGCGCCACCGCCCCGCCGGCGAGCACCGCGCCGGCCACCCCGCCGGCCGGCGACGCGACGGACTGCACCGGGCAGGTGGGCCGGACCGGCCGGATCGCCGCCGGGCGGGCGCAGGTCCAGCCGGACGGCCGCTTCTTCCGGGTCTCCGGCGGCGCCCAGGAGGCGTGCGTGTCCGCGCCGGAGGGCGCCCGGGTGGTGCTGGAGCTGCAACGCTTCACCGGCAGCGCGTTCCGCACCGTGGCCCGCGCGACCAGCGCCGACGGGCTCGCCCGGCTGACCGCCGACACCCCGGCCGGCGCCTACCGCTACCGGGTGGTCGGGCTGGCCGGCGCCGGCGAGTACACCCTGGCGTTCTCCGCCCGCTGA
- a CDS encoding YbjN domain-containing protein has protein sequence MTTFRDRGLADALADARDLPDGEARCAELERIAARADATGDPRTGLAARFALIEAYLQLGERWRMVEPVRRCVATVDARPELLDGRPGEAERLRRHQRQAVEALFGTPRVPLDQGRSLLDDLADRLGPHAGPVAELRCRLADHLGDEPAARHEYDHWSAADASHPVAGCPGCAPARRAELLAGWGEPAAALAALGPALDGEPACTDQPERALAAGLLPWLRTGEAARAARAHVRAYRRHRRERAAFPQLAAHLRFCALGGHLAHGLDVLAEQLPGLDHPADDLSAMEFAAAGALLCGLAVEAGLGGRRIHRPGHGPRPAADVDVATLAGQLQSLATTLAGSFDARNGTGHQSGRIASWLAERPLAEPVPLPAEDEIPDDDPAEPGSPGEEEPAPLSLRMLTAALDARGDAYRVEPDGTVVGRWGEAVVQFRRLGPQGEVLHARAVALRRLPADRRAEAYAFCNAWNHDRLLPAAYVHDPGDGTLLLAADVTTDLAYGVARAQLVVLVTSAVSTGAAYAEAVAALP, from the coding sequence ATGACCACCTTCCGGGACCGGGGGCTGGCCGACGCGCTCGCCGACGCCCGGGACCTGCCCGACGGCGAGGCCCGCTGCGCCGAACTGGAACGGATCGCCGCCCGGGCGGACGCCACCGGCGACCCGCGCACCGGGCTGGCGGCGCGGTTCGCGCTGATCGAGGCGTACCTGCAGCTGGGCGAGCGGTGGCGGATGGTGGAGCCGGTGCGCCGGTGCGTGGCCACCGTGGACGCCCGGCCGGAGCTGCTCGACGGCCGGCCCGGCGAGGCCGAGCGGCTGCGACGGCACCAGCGACAGGCCGTGGAGGCGCTGTTCGGCACGCCCCGGGTGCCCCTGGACCAGGGCCGCTCCCTCCTGGACGATCTCGCCGACCGGCTGGGCCCGCACGCCGGGCCGGTGGCCGAGCTGCGCTGCCGGCTCGCCGACCACCTCGGCGACGAGCCGGCGGCCCGCCACGAGTACGACCACTGGTCCGCCGCCGACGCGTCCCACCCGGTGGCCGGCTGCCCCGGCTGCGCACCGGCCCGGCGCGCCGAGCTGCTGGCCGGGTGGGGCGAGCCGGCGGCCGCGCTGGCCGCGCTGGGGCCGGCGCTGGACGGCGAGCCGGCCTGCACCGACCAGCCGGAGCGGGCCCTCGCCGCGGGGCTGCTGCCCTGGCTGCGTACCGGCGAGGCGGCGCGCGCCGCGCGGGCGCACGTGCGGGCGTACCGGCGACACCGCCGCGAGCGGGCCGCCTTCCCGCAGCTCGCCGCGCACCTGCGGTTCTGCGCGCTGGGCGGGCACCTGGCGCACGGGCTGGACGTGCTGGCCGAGCAGCTGCCCGGGCTGGACCACCCGGCCGACGACCTGTCCGCCATGGAGTTCGCCGCCGCCGGCGCGCTGCTCTGCGGGCTGGCCGTCGAGGCCGGTCTCGGCGGACGGCGCATCCATCGCCCCGGGCACGGGCCCCGGCCGGCCGCCGACGTGGACGTGGCGACGCTCGCCGGCCAGCTCCAGTCCCTCGCCACCACGCTGGCCGGCAGCTTCGACGCCCGCAACGGCACCGGCCACCAGTCCGGCCGGATCGCGTCCTGGCTGGCCGAGCGGCCGCTCGCCGAGCCGGTGCCGCTGCCCGCCGAGGACGAGATCCCCGACGACGACCCGGCCGAGCCCGGGTCGCCCGGCGAGGAGGAACCGGCCCCGCTGAGCCTGCGCATGCTCACGGCCGCCCTCGACGCGCGCGGCGACGCGTACCGGGTGGAGCCCGACGGCACCGTGGTGGGGCGCTGGGGCGAGGCGGTGGTCCAGTTCCGGCGGCTCGGGCCGCAGGGCGAGGTGCTGCACGCGCGGGCCGTGGCGCTACGCCGGCTGCCGGCCGACCGTCGCGCCGAGGCGTACGCGTTCTGCAACGCCTGGAACCACGACCGGCTGCTGCCCGCGGCGTACGTCCACGATCCGGGCGACGGGACGCTGCTGCTGGCCGCCGACGTCACCACCGATCTGGCGTACGGGGTGGCCCGCGCGCAGCTCGTCGTGCTGGTCACGTCGGCGGTCAGCACCGGGGCCGCGTACGCCGAGGCGGTCGCGGCGCTGCCGTGA
- a CDS encoding YbjN domain-containing protein: protein MASPEIEDGPDGPLAGHPQTLRPLTRELIAAVLANRGYAVAEDADGDLVGRWGHSLIWFYRRGTAGELLQVRTVAAHRFGIERVPDLHAFCNAWNHDRLWPKAFVHVADDGLAQICGEVTTDLERGVTPHQLDQLVDCGVSTGCQLAATVADLPGGTLR, encoded by the coding sequence ATGGCGTCGCCGGAGATCGAGGACGGTCCGGACGGCCCCCTGGCCGGACACCCGCAGACGCTGCGACCGCTGACCCGCGAGCTGATCGCCGCCGTGCTGGCAAACCGGGGGTACGCGGTGGCCGAGGACGCCGACGGCGACCTGGTCGGCCGGTGGGGCCACAGTCTCATCTGGTTCTACCGGCGCGGCACCGCCGGGGAGCTGCTCCAGGTGCGCACCGTCGCGGCACACCGGTTCGGCATCGAGCGGGTGCCGGACCTGCACGCCTTCTGCAACGCCTGGAACCACGACCGGCTCTGGCCCAAGGCGTTCGTGCACGTCGCCGACGACGGGCTGGCCCAGATCTGCGGCGAGGTGACCACCGACCTGGAACGCGGGGTCACCCCGCACCAGCTCGACCAGCTCGTCGACTGCGGCGTCTCCACCGGCTGCCAGCTCGCCGCCACCGTGGCGGACCTGCCCGGCGGGACGCTGCGATGA